ACTCTTTGCCAAGGTATCATCATCTGTAGCGATGACTCCTCCTTCACCCATAGGAACATTCTTTGATGCGTAAAAACTAAAAGCGGAAAGGTGTCCTAAAGCTCCTGCCTTTTTTCCTTTAAAGCTCGCACCGTGTGCCTGCGCTGCATCCTCAAGCACTAAAAAACCATACTTTTCTGATAGATACATAATGTCTTCCATATTTGCGGTCTGCCCATAAAGATGTACGGGAATAACTACCAAAGGATGGTATCTTTTTACTGCATCCTCTAATTGAGATGGGTCCATGGTGTAATGCTCATCCACATCAACCACAACAGGAATACCCCCTGCCAAAAGCACAGCGTCTATTGTTGCCATAAAGCTCATGGCAGGGACTACCACCCTTTTACCTTCAACACCTACGGATTTCAAGGCGATAAAAAGGGCAACGGTACCAGAACACACAGTAAAGGCATACCTGACACCCAAATATCTTGCAAACTCCTCTTCAAACCTTTTAGTCCATTCACCTCTGGTTATCTGATTGCTTTCAAGGATGCTAAGCACGGTGAGCTTTTCTTCTTCAGAAAACTTAGGCTCAATTATCTTGATCACCCTTTCTATCATCCTGTTTATTATAAAAGAAAGAGCCCATTTTGTGTTATAATGCCAGTATGTTTATAAGGTTAAGCCTTTTTGCAGTAGCCCTCGCTCTTTTCTCCTGCACAGAAAAAAAGGTCTCCGTTCCTAAAACCGCAGACAGCTGGTGTCCAACTGGCGCTACCATCAATGGAATAACAAGTATAAGTGTTGAAGGCATAGTAGATTACGAAGACATAAACTGGTGTAAACTGGTTATTACCAGCGGAGATGTGAGGTCCGAAATATACTTCACGCAAGACGGTTTAAGACAAAGATGGGTGCAGTACAAAGGAGGGGTTTTAAGGTCAGAAACAGAGCTAAGAAAGACAAAAGCCATAATGAGGATTTACGACGAGAAGGGGAACTTGGTTGAAGAGGTCAGGTCAAAGGAAAGATTCTGAGTAGGTTAAAATTTTTCTATGGTTGCGTACAGGGTCTATGTAAGCGGTATTGTTCAAGGAGTAGGTTTTAGGGCATACACAAAAAACCTTGCGGAAAGCTACGGTCTTGACGGATGGGTCAGAAACATGCCAGATGGAAGAGTGGAAATTTTTGTGCAGGGAGACAAAGATTTAGTATGGGACTTTTTAAAAAGGGTATCGGATGGTCCACCCCTTTCAAAGGTGGAACTCATCCAGATACAGAAGGAGGTGGTAAAAGATGAAGAAAGAGGTTTTAGTATTAGGTATTAGCGCCATCTTTGGCATTGCCTACGGTGTTGAATGCGAATACTACAAAGTGCAAAAAGGAGATACCCTTGCTAACATAGCCAAGAGAAAAGGTGTCAGTGTTCAAGAGATACTGAAAAATAACAAACATCTTGACCCTAATAAGGTAAAAGTTGGTGATAAGATATGCATACCTGTTGCAGAAAAACCCAAGAGCAAAAAAGAGGCAAAGGCTAAAAAGAAGGAACAGGACT
The Hydrogenobacter hydrogenophilus DNA segment above includes these coding regions:
- a CDS encoding DegT/DnrJ/EryC1/StrS family aminotransferase; translated protein: MIKIIEPKFSEEEKLTVLSILESNQITRGEWTKRFEEEFARYLGVRYAFTVCSGTVALFIALKSVGVEGKRVVVPAMSFMATIDAVLLAGGIPVVVDVDEHYTMDPSQLEDAVKRYHPLVVIPVHLYGQTANMEDIMYLSEKYGFLVLEDAAQAHGASFKGKKAGALGHLSAFSFYASKNVPMGEGGVIATDDDTLAKSIKKWIDFGDHPAFNVRITEFQAAIGYIQLKRLDERNKRRRDIAQKYNEHFNGSLTAPTERPNAYHVYHLYTLRHQERDRIIKHLRDMGIDARVYYSYLLNEIRKVDHLPLDRAESFRKEVFSIPVHPYLTEDEINYVIEGVLSAINTIMEKT
- a CDS encoding acylphosphatase; its protein translation is MVAYRVYVSGIVQGVGFRAYTKNLAESYGLDGWVRNMPDGRVEIFVQGDKDLVWDFLKRVSDGPPLSKVELIQIQKEVVKDEERGFSIRY